The Vallitalea longa genomic sequence TAATAGACGGGAAAAAAATTAGCGAAGAGAAATACGATGATCTAACAGTTGAAGAACAAGAAATAATATTAGAGAATCTAAATATCATGGAAAACAAATCAGAAGATATAATGAAGCAAGTAAAAAGATTAAAAAAAATATCTGAGGCGAAAGTAACCAAATTACAAAATAAAATTTTAAAAATAATTATTGATGATGCATTTAAAAGAGCAGAAAAAGATTTTGAAAACAATAAAAAAGTAATAGCATATATAAAAGAGCTAAAAGATCATTTATTCTTGGACATAAAAAATATATTATCTGAAGATGATAGCAGTACATTAAAATCCTTACTGAATGATGACGAGGATGATAATCTGGAAAAGTATAAAGTTAATCTTTTCATCGACAATTCCAATGCTAAAACATCTCCAATCATTTATTGTGATAATCCATCTTATTACGAAATGTTTGGTAAAATAGAATACGAAAATGAATTAGGTATCTATACCACTAATTATACTATGATAAAAAAAGGAGTACTTCATAATGCCAATAGCGGTTATTTAATCATTAATGCAGAAAACATATTAAATAGTGCTTTAACTTGGAGTACATTAAAAAAAGTTATAATAAATAGAAAATTGGTTTTTGAGAATATTAGAGAACAACTTGGTTCACTTCCAATAAAAACGATAAAACCAGAGCCTATTCCTATGGATTTAAAGGTAATTTTAATTGGAAATGAACGTATTTACAGCTTATTGTATGCTTATGATAATGAGTTTAAAGAATTATTTAAATTACATGTACAGCTTAATACGGAAGTTGATAAAAACAAAAAAATAATAAGTAAATACTATCATTTTTTTGATGATATATGTGATAGAAAAAAATATAGAATGCTTACTAAAGATGGAAAAAACGAACTATTAAAATATGCATCATACATTGCAGAAGACAGAAACAAATTAACAACCAAATTTTCTGTATTATTAAATTTGATAGAAGAAGCTGATTTGTGTGCAGCACGTTCTAATGTAAATGTAATAAACGCCAATGTTATTAAAGAAGCATATATCAAGAAAAACAATAGAGCGGCTTTATTGAAAGAAAACATAAAAGACTTATACGAAAAAGATAAAATAATAATTGATTATGGGGAAAAGAAAATAGGGCAAATAAATGGAGTAGCATTAAGTGATTATAGTGAAAGTACAGTTGCAAGAATAATTCGAATTACTGCTGTAACCTATATGGGTAAATTAGGTGTTATCAATATTGAAAAAGAAAATAAACTCAGTGGAAATATATTTGACAAAAGCATTGGTATATTAGCAGGCTATATAGGAAATAAGTATTCTCAAGATTTTCCATTAATGTTAAATTGCCAGATTTGTTTTGAGCAGGTCTATAATATTATTGATGGAGATAGTGCTTCTTGTGCAGAACTATATGCTATTTTATCTAGTTTGTCAGAAATACCATTTGATCAAAGTATAGTTATAACAGGTTCGGTAGACCAGTTTGGTAATGTTCAACCAGTCGGAGGAGTTACACATAAAATAAGAGGATGCTATGAACTTCTTAAAACTAAAGGGTTAACAGGTAAACAAGGAATAATTGTTCCAAAACAGAATATAGATGAAATAATACTAGAAGATGATATATTAAAAGACGTTAAAGAAGGTAATTTCCATATATATGCCATTGATAATATTAAACAAGGCATAGAAATATTTACTGACGTGACCATGGATCAAATAGATAAGGCGATAATAAAAAAATTAAAAACATATTATGAAAAATTGAATTTGCTTAAAGGGTAAAGTTTGCTGATTTGTTGAATAATAAAAACAAGTATTATATAAGGATAGAGAATATGCTATCCTTTTATAATATGATGAAATCACTTATAATATTAAAAATATAATTATACGATAAGAATAATTTATATATGTAAAAAACATTCATATTGTAGATGTATTATTTATTAGACAAAAAAACATTTTTAATTATATATAAATAAATATATTGGATATGAAAAAATTTGATCATTACTACTTGCTATTATTTTGAAATATGTTA encodes the following:
- a CDS encoding ATP-binding protein — protein: MKELYELSHEDLDLKSIIIEESDNDKDEEDIFVGNGRVSEILDFGLKLNGSGYNIYLSAEEGLNTVEFLKKFLKDKSKKNNPPDDWCYVYNFKNEDKPRVLRLCCGKGKKFKKNVENCVKDIILQSNIKLNSAEFKKVETCLKDEFLSKGETKLEELKDDAKKLGFSTNITDKGIFFIPIIDGKKISEEKYDDLTVEEQEIILENLNIMENKSEDIMKQVKRLKKISEAKVTKLQNKILKIIIDDAFKRAEKDFENNKKVIAYIKELKDHLFLDIKNILSEDDSSTLKSLLNDDEDDNLEKYKVNLFIDNSNAKTSPIIYCDNPSYYEMFGKIEYENELGIYTTNYTMIKKGVLHNANSGYLIINAENILNSALTWSTLKKVIINRKLVFENIREQLGSLPIKTIKPEPIPMDLKVILIGNERIYSLLYAYDNEFKELFKLHVQLNTEVDKNKKIISKYYHFFDDICDRKKYRMLTKDGKNELLKYASYIAEDRNKLTTKFSVLLNLIEEADLCAARSNVNVINANVIKEAYIKKNNRAALLKENIKDLYEKDKIIIDYGEKKIGQINGVALSDYSESTVARIIRITAVTYMGKLGVINIEKENKLSGNIFDKSIGILAGYIGNKYSQDFPLMLNCQICFEQVYNIIDGDSASCAELYAILSSLSEIPFDQSIVITGSVDQFGNVQPVGGVTHKIRGCYELLKTKGLTGKQGIIVPKQNIDEIILEDDILKDVKEGNFHIYAIDNIKQGIEIFTDVTMDQIDKAIIKKLKTYYEKLNLLKG